From Syngnathus typhle isolate RoL2023-S1 ecotype Sweden linkage group LG13, RoL_Styp_1.0, whole genome shotgun sequence, a single genomic window includes:
- the inhbab gene encoding inhibin subunit beta Ab yields MAMTSASLPAALLALSLLVHLGPSHSLVPQSEIPAGFQQEAESSKCTSCTVGQVRKNSSDMVDAVKRHILNMLHLSARPNLTQALPRAALLNAIKKLHVGRVANDGSVDIQEDSADPEAPGAAAAQVIAFAEPGETGNTLTFELPKEGGKAALVERAELWLFLKLSRGTRAKGKVKLQLHQADQDVPVAEKMADTRRSGWHVLAVPQCIQSWLDQANGPLHLRLSCPLCAGAGATPVLPLVGDNQSHRPFLTVALRGGGEEAARRRRTARSLECDGKTRTCCKQRFYVSFQDIGWSDWIIAPSGYHANYCEGDCPADHMASVGGSALSFHTAVINQYRMRGSELFPNVKSCCVPTRLRAMSMLYFDDEQMIIKKDIRDMIVEQCGCS; encoded by the exons ATGGCCATGACTTCCGCTTCGCTGCCCGCAGCACTTTTGGCTCTGAGCCTCCTTGTCCACTTGGGTCCGTCACACTCGCTGGTCCCGCAGTCGGAAATTCCAGCGGGCTTCCAGCAGGAGGCCGAGTCCTCCAAGTGCACCTCTTGCACCGTGGGCCAGGTGAGGAAGAACTCCAGCGACATGGTGGATGCGGTCAAGCGTCACATCCTCAACATGCTCCACCTGAGCGCACGACCCAACCTGACGCAAGCGCTGCCCCGCGCCGCGCTTCTCAATGCCATCAAGAAACTGCACGTGGGCCGCGTGGCCAACGACGGCAGCGTGGACATCCAAGAGGACAGCGCCGACCCCGAGGCGCCCGGCGCCGCTGCCGCCCAGGTCATCGCCTTTGCAGAACCTG GAGAGACCGGCAACACTCTGACCTTCGAGCTCCCCAAGGAAGGCGGCAAGGCAGCGCTGGTGGAGCGGGCCGAACTGTGGCTCTTCCTCAAGTTGTCCCGGGGCACTCGGGCCAAAGGCAAGGTGAAACTGCAGCTCCACCAGGCCGACCAGGACGTGCCCGTCGCCGAGAAGATGGCGGACACACGCCGCAGTGGCTGGCACGTCCTGGCTGTCCCGCAGTGCATCCAGTCTTGGCTGGACCAAGCCAATGGGCCGCTCCACCTCAGGCTGTCCTGCCCGCTGTGCGCCGGGGCTGGCGCCACGCCCGTCCTGCCCTTGGTCGGCGACAACCAATCCCATCGGCCCTTCTTGACGGTGGCGTTGCGTGGCGGTGGAGAGGAGGCCGCTCGGCGGCGACGGACGGCTCGCAGCTTGGAGTGCGATGGCAAAACGCGCACGTGCTGCAAGCAACGCTTTTACGTGAGTTTTCAAGACATCGGCTGGAGCGACTGGATCATCGCGCCGTCCGGTTACCATGCCAACTACTGCGAGGGAGACTGTCCCGCCGACCATATGGCAAGCGTCGGCGGCTCTGCGCTCTCCTTCCACACCGCCGTCATCAACCAGTACCGCATGAGGGGCTCCGAACTCTTCCCCAACGTCAAGTCGTGCTGCGTGCCCACGCGGCTGCGCGCCATGTCCATGCTGTACTTTGACGACGAGCAGATGATCATCAAGAAGGACATTCGCGACATGATCGTGGAGCAGTGCGGCTGCTCATGA
- the dnajc1 gene encoding dnaJ homolog subfamily C member 1 translates to MTVDKWLTVCSLAFLSFGLPSGAWDADLELLDLVEEIPDTFYRFLSLEQDASASEVKKAYRRLSLVLHPDKNKDENAEEQFRQLVAIYEVLKDDERRRRYDDILINGLPDWRQPVFYYRRVRKMSNSELAFLLFVIVTVGHYAVIWSVYLEKLLDEMLAKKKREKKKKVNTKEEVKYGATDRSEERPHWQDLLPLKVSMWLYLSIKHMPQTLQEVQQYYEDYKQMKQQREEEEQEKAQQEVAGREKRPKVKKPKMDFPVYQPSAEQPNLQGYQQTGSIQEVEDQLDQWLQDQRPARKKACEWSEDDISLLSRLMGKFPGGTPGRWEKIAHELGRSVTDVTTKVKQAKDLSHLSTGLVKLSELKGPSLPARLLPVCDAITTCGTGEERHQDQHVAAVKRRSRKCAMATGEGEGGRLRSRRQEDFDLDQVDEEKEAAEAAAPQQNKDTAEAAAAWTQNQQKLLELALQQFPRGSVERWDRIAKVVPGKSKEDCMIRYKMLAELVQKRKQAKS, encoded by the exons ATGACGGTGGACAAATGGCTAACTGTATGCAGCTTGGCTTTCCTGTCCTTCGGCCTTCCATCGGGCGCTTGGGACGCGGACCTCGAGCTTCTCGACCTCGTTGAGGAAATTCCGGACACTTTTTACCGCTTCCTGTCGCTGGAGCAG GATGCGTCGGCATCAGAAGTCAAAAAGGCATATCGCCGTCTGTCGCTCGTTTTGCACCCTGACAAGAACAAAGATGAAAATGCCGAGGAGCAATTCCGACAG CTGGTGGCCATTTATGAAGTCCTGAAGGACGACGAGAGACGACGCAG GTACGACGACATCCTGATAAACGGACTCCCCGACTGGCGGCAGCCCGTCTTCTACTACCGCCGCGTGAGGAAGATGAGCAACAGCGAGCTGGCCTTCCtgctatttgtcattgtcaccgtCGGACACTATGCCGTCATCTGGTCCGTTTATCTGGAGAAGCTGCTG GATGAAATGCTGGCCAaaaagaagagagagaagaaaaagaaggtcAACACTAAAGAAGAAGTCAAATACGGCGCAACCGACAG GTCTGAGGAGCGCCCCCACTGGCAGGACCTTCTTCCTTTGAAAGTCAGCATGTGGCTTTACTTGTCAATCAAACACATGCCCCAAACCCTGCAG GAGGTGCAGCAGTACTATGAAGACTACAAGCAGATGAAGCAGCAGAGAGAAGAAGAGGAGCAAGAAAAAGCTCAACAGGAAGTTGCAGGCA gagaaaagaggccaAAGGTGAAGAAGCCCAAAATGGACTTTCCCGTTTACCAGCCGTCGGCAGAGCAGCCAAACTTGCAAGGTTACCAGCAGACAGGATCCATCCAGGAAGTGGAAGACCAGTTGGACCAATGGCTCCAGGATCAGAGGCCCGCCAGGAAGAAG GCGTGCGAGTGGAGCGAGGATGACATCAGCCTCCTCAGCAGACTGATGGGGAAATTCCCGGGAGGAACGCCCGGTCGCTGGGAGAAGATCGCCCACGAGTTGGGGAGATCCGTGACAGAT GTGACCACCAAAGTCAAACAAGCCAAAGACCTTAGCCACCTAAGCACAG GTCTGGTGAAGCTGTCAGAGTTGAAGGGGCCGTCTCTTCCTGCGAGGTTGCTTCCTGTTTGTGACGCCATTACGACGTGTGGAACCGGCGAGGAACGGCATCAGGACCAACACGTGGCGGCGGTTAAGCGGAGGAGCAGGAAGTGCGCAATGGCAACTggcgaaggggagggggggcgcctCAGGTCTCGGCGGCAGGAAGACTTCGACCTTGACCAGGTGGACGAAGAGAAGGAAGCGGCAGAGGCGGCAGCACCGCAGCAGAACAAGGACACGGCCGAGGCGGCAGCAGCGTGGACTCAGAACCAGCAGAAGCTTCTGGAACTGGCCCTGCAGCAGTTCCCCAGAGGAAGCGTTGAGCGCTGGGATCGCATCGCCAAAGTGGTTCCCGGGAAAAGCAAG GAGGACTGCATGATTCGTTACAAGATGTTGGCAGAGCTGGTCCAAAAAAGGAAACAAGCCAAGAGCTGA